TCTAACATCTTGTATTGTTGGACTTACGTGTGAAACTGGTCTCCATCGGTggttcttgttcttcttcctcttaTTATTTAATACAAAATGAAATATGTTGAAACGAACTATTATCGCCCCAATTTTATATCGCTCCATAAAAAATAACATCTAGGCTAATgacaatttttttgataatagaATTGAACAATCGATAAGCTTTTGATTTATCActaatataaagaaaaagacaTTTTTGACATTTATCGTCCCACTTCTTTCTCACATCATTCGAAATTTCTGCATATGATATAtatccaaaaaattaaaaatactcaataTTTAATTTACGCCCGTTTCATGCTTTATGAGgtatcatattttaaataaagttggTAGAACTTCTATTCAATATATAAATGCTCCAACGAATTGCTTCTATCCAAAAGTCTTTTGATATGCCACTTCTCTTCAAAAGACTATGCACCATATGAAGAATTGTGTATTTTTTCTTCACACATATCATTTTATTGACGTGTATAGGCTGTTATAAGTTGCATCTTAGTTTTATACTTCTCACAAAGTTCTACAAATTCTTGTGAGTTGTATTCGCCATCCTGATTAGTTTGCAAGCACTTAATTTTACAATTAACTTCATTTTCAGCAAGCACTTTAAATTTCTCAAAAAGTTTAAATGCTACAGATTTTGCTTTTAGAAAATAGACTCATGTATTTTTGTTATAATCATCAATGAAGCTAATGAAAAAGCATTTATTCCTAATAGATGTAGGACTTATTAGACTATGAATATCTAAATGCACCAACTTCGGGACCTTCTTTGCTCTTCAAGATTTGCATGTTTGAAATGATTTATGATGTTGCTTGCTAACAACACACTCTTTGCATACTTCATCGGGACATTCAAGCTGtggaagacccaacatcaactGTTTTTGTTTTAAGAACTTTAagcttttaaaacttaaatGTCCATAATGAAAATGCCACTTTTAGGCATCCTCTTTCACTTTTGTAGAAAGATAAGATTTTATGGAGTTGTGAAGATATAAAGGGAACAAGCGATTTGATAACTCGTTAATCTGAGCGATTAACCCCAAACAAGAATCTATTAAGGAAAATACGATATGTTATTCAATTTTTGTTCAtgaattcatattttatttgtgatagACAACATCCTAGAGAAATAATGTGTTACCGACTCACCACCTTGCATACATATGGCCTCAATCTCACCACGGAGTGTTTGAAGCTACAATCGCTTTGTCTTTTTCGTTTCTTGATActtttttttcatgaaattctatatatttttagaagtaTTCTCGCAAAGAATGATTTCAAATATTGAGTGATGAATAGcctaaaaaggtaaaaaaaaaattacttttagaTCCTTTAATCTTAGACTGTTCAATTTTGCCTTTTGTGCTCCCAACAAGGCAATACTAATGGCTGACTCTTGCACCCCAATACTTTCAATTGGCCAAAATTCTTTGGATCTAAGAAAGTTCTTCATTAACATGCTTCAATGATTGTAATGGTCACTGAAGCACATAAAAACAATCTGAACAGAGTTTTCTGAGGTCATCATTTTGTTACTACAATAATACtacaaaaagaatttaaaaaataaggaTCGTATATTAACATCTTCACAATCCCTCTATTTAAAGAAGTTGCACGCCTTCTCCTAAATATGCCATAAACAacttaaacaaaaataaaaaataaacataaatttattaatGTAGAGAACATACACGATAGCGTGGACAAGATCACAATCTTCAAACTGGATTGTCCTTCGATCAAGAAGTTTGTTTTGAAAGTAAGTCTCCATGTTTGCATCGCATTTTTTACATGCAACATCGAATCATTCTTGTCGTTACAAATACAATTAAAGATTGCATTTGATATTACATGAATATTTTCCCTCAAAATCTAATCACTAAAAACATCTTGATTTCtccaattttaaagaaattaagaaaaaattaaatcttgaaagactgaaaattaactttttggactgaaaattaaatcaaattctTACATTTTTGGGTTGATTTCATTCAAGAGAGATACCCATTTTTTAAAAACCTTCAACCAACGGCTCTTTTGAAATGTTTACGAAAGATGGTGTATTTAAAAATGaagtaattaattaatacacACAAcgcttttaaaataatttttggaagCAAAGCTATTCAATCACGCGTGTTATCTACGTGAAAACAAATATAGGGAGAAAATGAATCAAAATGGTCTATTTACAAAGGTATACTTTTGTGGGGCAATAGGATGCCCACAAAGTTaaggtatttttttaaaaattcagaaCAACTTCAAATGACACTTTAtgtttttttctccttttaaaACTATAGCTGGGTTGAGTAGACATACTTGCTATGTTTGTTTAGATAtgtaacttttaaatttttcctgTTTTACTCGTAGCATTAACTATTCATTTCAAATCATTTCTCAAATCTATTAAAaactatatattaattaatatgaatatcataataaaaataataaaagctTAGCGCTAAGAATTTTTATTAGGAAGAGCTACAGTCTACATTATATAGTTGTCTAAAATAATAGCCAACAAAGTATAACttgtccttttattttttggattctcATTTGTTATTTGATATTCACATTAAATCCCATTTAATTTAGATTCACGCTAGATAGAACTTTCTATCAAATGCTTTCATGTCAGGACTTAAAACTGAAATTTTTGAATAAGGGAGAACCCTAGGCCACATTGCAAAAGGCCTGTAATAGTGGCAAACCttatgtaaaagaaaaataacactTATACGCCAAAAGGTAAGGTATTTACCCTTAAATGcctcattactttcataccctctttttattttaaaataacataaatttattttaaaattcactagggtatcaatatactgacagagtatcacagaggattaagctcgatcctatatgataccaatatggtatcaatataccgatggcCGTatctcaaaaaatatattttttactaatttagagtataataaataagattgtgattttaataattttctcttaaatattttatttttatttcttaaaaaaagagtttaatCTTATATGATACTGATAATGTATCAATATACCAACGAAGTATCACAGAAAACTaagttcaatcctatatgatacatAGATGGTATTAATATACCGATAGAGTATCATAGAGAATTATTTCATAACAGTGATGCCGACGTCAGCATGTCGTCATGCGCGAAATTAAAAAGGAAGATAGTGGGGTAAGAATGTAAATAGTTTGAGTCACGAGTCTATTAAGAGTAAATAATTTGGATTGACTCCAATTTGAATATATAGTtagaaaaattatcaacttatttataaaaaatagctatagttttaaaaaaatatcaaaaagagCAATATTTTGATTGTATAGCAAAATAATGGTATCCTAATTTGATACCTCTCCTCTCTCTTGTGCATTCATTCTCTCCATCAAATATGTTTGTATCCAATCAAAGAAAAGATGAATACAGTTGTATTCATTGTATTtcgaatacaattgatataaaataaatacagaatacaagaaaaaataaatacaaaatgtaatttgttgtattttgaatacaattgatacaaataaatacataatacaatgcaaaataaatacaaaatacaacCCTCTCTCCTTCCTATGTCGTTCTCGTTCGCCTCTGTCAATCTCACTTGCGTCTCTTTTcttaatatgtatttattttgatacaaattagtttgtttttgtattttttttttccaaaatcaatgaaaaattaCACTCCATCTCTCCTCCCTCCTCCTCTAACATTTTGCTATTATCCATAATTAAACAAATTATAGCTATAGAGTCCTATTTAATGATAAGATGTTGTTTTAATAAATTTCCCATTATAGTTTAACAATTGCGTCTTGTAATTTTATTTGTGCAAATTAGCCTAATCCAAGCCCAAGTTAAACAAGGCCCTTGACGTATGAAACGACGTCGCAACTTACTGTGACAGACTGATAGCGACTTCCGGCGGCCGTCGTTCTTTGAGATCTCCGCGTTCACATGTATGAGCTTCTGTTGTCTGCATTCGTTTGATTACACAGTTCTTGAAAGGCGCAGTTTGATCACAAAGAGGTAAAGATCCTCTTTTTGTCAACTTTCTTACAGATTCAAGATCcatctttttcttctcttgTATGCATTTGAGTTATTTTAATCCATCTGTTTAAGGTTATGCTCAATACCTTGAAGTAGTAAACGTCTCTACTCCATGTAACAGCATGTGCCCTTTGATCACATTCTTGATTTGGAATGATTATAGTTGATGTTGAGATCCTCGATACAATAGATCTTTGTGGTTCGGTCCTGAACCCAGTGTATAGCAGGAGCTTTAGTGCATGACTGTGAACATGTATGATCAGCTTGATAGGATTAATGATAACACAATTCTGGTGTAAAGTTATTCTATGAAAACTTTATTGTTAGCTATCCAGGAAATTGTTTGTACTAGTTGATCACAAACttattagattattttttttccctttttaaaatGGTATATTAACTCATCCCAGAATTAGCTATCAGTATGTATGAAATGTAGTTCTTTCTTCCTTTATTAAATTTAGCTGAACACTATGGGGATGTctattcaatttcattttgttttcttttatgatGCTTAGTTGGGTTAATTGCATATTCAATATGGTTGCTGCTGCTTATCACCAAGCAATACATTTCACAAGTTGCAGCTGCCTTGCTGCCAACGAGGGCACTAGGAACTTCTTGGTCACATCTTCATCTGGGAATCTTAAAATCAAACCAGTGTTTAGGAAAGAGAGATGCAGTTTGAGGCAGTCTGTAAACTGCATGGagtattcatcaaattcatctTTATGTGCTATTAAGCCAATTTTCTCCTCATTGTCAAGTACCAATGATTCGCGGAGAACAGTACGTGAGTACACTCCTTCCCAGTAATTCTTGTTATCATCTATCAAAAAGTGAGTGTACTTGTTATTCGTTGTGGTATGTGCATTCTAGTTCATGATCTTGTCCTAATAAGGCTTTATTCCCTGCAGCTGAATCATACTTGATCTTAATACGGCATGGAGAATCGATGTGGAACGAAAAGAACCTGTTCACTGGTTGTGTAGATGTGCCACTTACCAGTAAAGGAGTAGAAGAAGCAATTGAAGCCGGTAAGAGAATTAAACACCTACCCATTGATGTCGTCTACATCTCTGCATTGATTCGTTCTCAGATGACGGCGATGGTTGCTCTAACAGAGCACCACTGCAAGAAGGTACTTCCGCATTTTGGTCTTGAACAGCTTGTCTTTTTGAAGCATGGTCCTGCTAACTAGTGCAATTCTTTGAAATGACCAAGGGTAGCACTAGAAATATTCTTGAATTTACTCTTTGAATAACTTCATGTACAGTTGGAACAATTACAGCTGTCCTCGTGCTGTCTGCTCTTATGCTATGTCAAGTCCCCTTAGGATCTgtcatacgtatgccaaaactaGTCCTTTTCTTGGTGAGCCATGTTGGAGTCCCCTTATCaattgttaaatttgtttgCTAATTATTTCCAAACATTTGAGGTGGTTTATGTTAATATTCCTGATTCAGAAATCAGAATTCACGAGGACAGCttgaatattttcttgaaaGA
This Solanum dulcamara chromosome 1, daSolDulc1.2, whole genome shotgun sequence DNA region includes the following protein-coding sequences:
- the LOC129902483 gene encoding 2,3-bisphosphoglycerate-dependent phosphoglycerate mutase 1-like isoform X1 is translated as MSFCCLHSFDYTVLERRSLITKSWVNCIFNMVAAAYHQAIHFTSCSCLAANEGTRNFLVTSSSGNLKIKPVFRKERCSLRQSVNCMEYSSNSSLCAIKPIFSSLSSTNDSRRTVPESYLILIRHGESMWNEKNLFTGCVDVPLTSKGVEEAIEAGKRIKHLPIDVVYISALIRSQMTAMVALTEHHCKKVPIVVHNETEQAKVWSQIYSEGTEMQSVPVIKAWQLNERMYGELQGFNKLETAERCGKEQVYKWRRSYDAQPPNGESLEMCLRRAVTYFKEQIEPQLSSGKHVMVVAHANSLRSILMYLDKLTAEEVIHLELSTGVPMLYIYRENQFIRRGSPLGSMEAGVYAYTESLALYKQNLLDEVLDEVSL